Proteins from one Arsenophonus apicola genomic window:
- a CDS encoding respiratory chain complex I subunit 1 family protein yields MNSLFFALVQALVLFALAPLLSGVSRMARARLHNRKGPGVLQEYRDLIKLLGRQSIAPTASGWLFRLMPFLMIGVMFTIATALPVVTVASPLSPLGDLITLIYLFAIGRFFFAVAGLDTGSPFTGIGASREAVLGVLVEPILLLALWVVAQVAGSTHISLIAATIYHWPVEQSVPLVLAFCACAFATFVEMAKLPFDLAEAEQELQEGPLYEYSGASFALLKWGISLKQLVVLQLFVGVFIPWGQIEHLSVAGLLLAVVVALIKLLAGVTVIALLENSMARLRFLATSQVTWFGFGFGFLAFVSLLAIGF; encoded by the coding sequence ATGAATTCGCTGTTTTTTGCCCTTGTGCAGGCTTTAGTGCTATTTGCATTGGCGCCGCTACTATCTGGCGTCAGTCGCATGGCACGCGCTCGGCTACATAACCGCAAAGGGCCCGGAGTGTTACAAGAGTATCGAGATCTAATCAAATTACTGGGTCGCCAAAGTATCGCGCCAACAGCCTCAGGTTGGCTATTCCGACTTATGCCGTTTTTGATGATCGGCGTGATGTTTACTATCGCGACTGCATTGCCCGTGGTGACAGTGGCATCGCCATTATCTCCGCTTGGTGATCTGATCACACTTATTTACCTATTTGCTATTGGCCGTTTCTTTTTTGCGGTGGCCGGTCTGGATACCGGTAGTCCGTTTACGGGCATTGGTGCCAGCCGTGAAGCGGTGTTGGGAGTATTAGTTGAGCCAATTTTACTATTAGCTTTATGGGTGGTTGCACAAGTGGCAGGTTCAACCCACATCAGTTTAATCGCCGCGACGATTTACCATTGGCCTGTAGAACAAAGCGTTCCTTTAGTGCTGGCATTTTGTGCCTGTGCTTTTGCCACCTTTGTTGAAATGGCTAAGCTACCGTTTGATCTTGCCGAAGCTGAGCAGGAGCTACAGGAAGGGCCGCTTTATGAATATAGTGGTGCCAGTTTTGCGTTGTTGAAATGGGGAATTAGCCTCAAACAGCTCGTGGTATTGCAACTGTTTGTTGGCGTGTTTATACCGTGGGGACAAATTGAACATCTGTCGGTAGCAGGTTTGCTACTGGCAGTGGTGGTGGCGTTGATAAAACTGTTGGCCGGCGTAACAGTGATTGCTTTGTTAGAAAATAGCATGGCGCGATTACGTTTTTTGGCCACATCACAAGTTACCTGGTTCGGTTTTGGCTTTGGCTTTTTAGCTTTCGTCTCTTTGTTAGCGATAGGATTTTAG
- the hycC gene encoding formate hydrogenlyase subunit 3, whose protein sequence is MSVEMLINGAIFTLVISGLLAALLMFNKPLSGLIAGLGGVLANLAMLLAGGQVLLGSTSASDFMLPVGNWSLHITALNGLWLVVFGLPGIFVSLFNISWHRHPATQSNGLLINMFLAAATLAVVAGHLVMLVIMAEIMALCALFLTGCHQASKVWFVLGRLGTLLLAMMCVIIWRTYGTLNIAELRLLMVTLPMSSVTWMLGLIGFGLLAGIIPLHGWVVPAHANAAAPAAALFSTVVLKVGVYGILLLSLLNTTLPLWWAIVLLLLGMLTAFIGGLYALMEHNINRLLAYHSLENIGIILLGLGAGLIGVSLHEPLLIALGMIGGLYHLFSHSLFKTTLLLGAGAVWFRTGYLDIEKLGGIGKRMPLLAMSMLVGLMSMAALPPLNGFAGEWVIYQAFFRLGEQPAFVSRLLGPLLATGLAITGALAVMCMAKVYGVMFCGAPRTQAAEKAYSKPWLMNISLAALAFFCIVGGVAAPWIMPLLSYVVPLPLVTNHTMVSQPIITLLLIAATLLPVVLLIVCKDGRLPFRSRGSAWVCGYQYEQAMSITASGFAQPVKVMFALVFKLGRILNPASLLPGWQTTSLPVLFRRVAFIELAVLLVVVIS, encoded by the coding sequence ATGAGTGTCGAGATGTTGATTAACGGAGCAATTTTTACCTTGGTCATCAGTGGTTTGTTAGCCGCATTACTGATGTTCAACAAGCCGTTAAGTGGATTAATCGCTGGGCTTGGTGGTGTTTTAGCTAATCTTGCTATGCTATTGGCCGGCGGACAAGTACTGCTGGGTAGCACTAGTGCCAGCGATTTTATGTTACCTGTTGGTAACTGGTCACTGCATATCACGGCACTTAATGGATTGTGGTTAGTGGTTTTTGGCTTACCAGGAATTTTTGTCAGCTTGTTTAATATCAGTTGGCATCGACATCCTGCAACGCAGTCTAATGGGCTGTTAATAAATATGTTCTTGGCAGCGGCAACATTGGCCGTGGTGGCCGGGCACCTTGTTATGTTGGTGATAATGGCAGAAATTATGGCGCTATGTGCGCTGTTTCTGACCGGTTGCCATCAGGCAAGTAAAGTGTGGTTTGTATTAGGCCGGTTGGGTACGCTGCTATTGGCTATGATGTGCGTCATTATCTGGCGAACTTATGGCACCTTAAATATTGCTGAGCTGCGTCTGCTTATGGTAACGCTACCAATGAGCAGTGTAACTTGGATGTTGGGGCTAATTGGATTTGGTTTATTAGCCGGCATCATTCCTCTGCATGGCTGGGTGGTGCCAGCTCATGCCAATGCTGCTGCGCCAGCTGCAGCATTATTTTCTACTGTGGTCTTGAAAGTGGGTGTCTATGGCATTTTGCTACTTTCGTTACTGAATACCACATTACCATTATGGTGGGCAATTGTGCTGTTATTGCTCGGTATGCTGACGGCATTTATTGGCGGACTGTATGCATTAATGGAGCACAATATTAACCGATTACTGGCTTATCACAGCCTTGAGAATATCGGCATCATACTGCTGGGGCTTGGTGCCGGGCTTATTGGTGTCTCCCTGCATGAACCACTTTTGATTGCCCTCGGCATGATAGGGGGATTATACCATCTGTTTAGCCATAGCTTATTTAAAACTACGTTATTGCTTGGTGCGGGTGCAGTATGGTTCCGTACCGGTTATCTGGATATCGAAAAATTAGGCGGCATAGGTAAACGTATGCCGCTTCTCGCAATGTCGATGCTGGTTGGCTTAATGTCAATGGCAGCGCTCCCTCCTCTCAATGGTTTTGCCGGCGAGTGGGTTATTTATCAAGCCTTTTTCCGTCTGGGTGAACAGCCAGCATTTGTCAGTCGTTTGCTAGGGCCATTATTAGCAACCGGGCTTGCCATTACGGGTGCCTTAGCGGTGATGTGTATGGCAAAAGTGTATGGCGTTATGTTTTGTGGTGCGCCCCGCACGCAAGCTGCTGAAAAAGCCTATTCTAAACCCTGGCTAATGAATATTTCGCTCGCTGCGTTAGCATTTTTTTGCATTGTTGGTGGGGTTGCTGCGCCTTGGATTATGCCATTACTAAGCTACGTCGTGCCTTTACCGTTAGTGACTAATCACACCATGGTGTCGCAGCCGATTATCACGCTATTGTTGATTGCGGCAACGCTATTGCCGGTTGTTCTATTAATTGTCTGCAAAGATGGACGTTTGCCATTTCGTTCTCGTGGTTCAGCGTGGGTTTGTGGTTATCAATACGAACAGGCGATGAGTATCACTGCATCCGGTTTTGCCCAACCGGTAAAAGTGATGTTTGCTTTGGTGTTTAAATTAGGACGGATACTCAATCCGGCGTCGTTATTACCAGGTTGGCAAACAACTAGCCTGCCGGTGTTGTTTCGCCGTGTGGCTTTTATTGAACTGGCGGTACTGCTGGTGGTTGTGATTTCTTAG
- a CDS encoding 4Fe-4S dicluster domain-containing protein gives MNRFVIADSTLCIGCRTCEASCSENHRLQGLQTQARLKVMRNEKESAPQLCHQCEDAPCAQVCPVNAINRINNAIQLNESLCVSCKLCGLACPFGTIEFCGSRPQGIPADSDTPIAPPAPPELTRVSPFLDWIAGVRAIAVKCDLCYFDERGPACVRTCPTKALRLIDNHDIANANKRKRELTIQMVLGDLSLINGQNGEL, from the coding sequence GTGAATCGTTTTGTTATTGCTGACTCTACGCTTTGCATTGGTTGTCGTACTTGTGAAGCTTCTTGCTCGGAAAATCACCGCTTACAAGGACTACAAACGCAAGCGCGTCTGAAAGTGATGCGAAATGAAAAAGAATCAGCCCCGCAACTCTGTCATCAGTGTGAAGATGCGCCTTGCGCGCAGGTTTGTCCGGTTAATGCCATTAATCGGATCAATAATGCTATTCAATTAAACGAAAGTTTGTGTGTCAGTTGTAAGTTATGTGGTCTCGCCTGTCCGTTTGGTACTATCGAATTTTGTGGCAGTCGCCCACAGGGTATTCCTGCTGATAGTGATACGCCGATTGCCCCGCCGGCACCACCGGAACTGACACGTGTTAGTCCGTTTTTAGACTGGATAGCTGGTGTTCGCGCTATCGCTGTTAAATGTGATCTGTGCTATTTCGATGAACGAGGTCCGGCATGTGTACGTACCTGCCCGACTAAAGCGCTACGTCTGATTGATAACCATGATATTGCCAACGCTAATAAACGTAAGCGTGAGCTGACTATCCAGATGGTGTTAGGCGATTTGTCGTTAATTAACGGCCAGAATGGAGAGTTGTAA